A stretch of Longibacter salinarum DNA encodes these proteins:
- a CDS encoding DUF92 domain-containing protein, with amino-acid sequence MNIHHLLGNALCIVVGLSVLTGWAVLGDVLRRAGVQATNVRRVVHMLVGLTVAAAPLVLGTPRVLYVLAIVFIAVNSVAWARGWLPGMHEARPSSLGTVLFPLSVIPAVGLTWMVDPVRIPAFQIAYLVLAIADPVAAWRGTEAGDKSPAGSLTFGLTALGLTVVSILILVETQSFGVALTGAIAVAAATTAAEAIGRDGWDNLFIVLAGIGAMIPWLDAPASPIVMYAVLSGVVFAGLAYALRALTWDGAIAGGLLAASFVAWVDPIWAIPAVVFFVGSSALSLFGRSRKAETRKRVEKVGARDSAQVAANGGVGWLMLGLSLAISDPLVLYGMLGAFAAAAADTWATELGSLSRHRPISLRTWTRVPRGASGAVSPTGTVASALGAATVALSAWAIGLGGIGTTVAVIVAGIAGSWTDSLVGATLQANYRNPMTGEWTERRPANVTQPIHGYTLINNDVVNAIGTATGACVAILLIELVVRGLA; translated from the coding sequence ATGAATATACACCACCTGCTCGGTAACGCATTGTGCATTGTAGTTGGCCTCTCCGTCCTCACCGGATGGGCGGTACTGGGGGACGTTCTGCGTCGCGCCGGCGTTCAGGCGACGAATGTGCGGCGTGTGGTGCACATGCTTGTTGGACTCACCGTGGCAGCGGCGCCGCTCGTGCTCGGCACGCCACGTGTGCTGTATGTCCTGGCGATTGTATTTATCGCCGTGAACAGTGTAGCCTGGGCACGCGGATGGTTGCCGGGCATGCACGAAGCGAGACCGTCGAGTCTGGGAACGGTGTTGTTTCCTCTATCAGTGATCCCAGCGGTCGGACTCACGTGGATGGTGGATCCGGTTCGCATCCCGGCATTTCAGATTGCGTACCTGGTCCTCGCTATCGCCGATCCCGTCGCTGCTTGGCGTGGGACAGAGGCCGGAGACAAGTCGCCGGCGGGCAGCCTTACCTTCGGGCTGACGGCGCTCGGGCTGACCGTAGTATCAATCCTCATCCTGGTGGAGACGCAATCCTTCGGGGTGGCTCTCACCGGGGCGATCGCCGTTGCGGCAGCGACGACTGCTGCCGAAGCGATTGGGCGAGACGGATGGGACAATCTATTCATCGTTCTGGCCGGTATTGGTGCGATGATTCCCTGGTTGGATGCTCCCGCATCTCCGATCGTGATGTACGCGGTTCTCTCCGGTGTTGTCTTCGCTGGACTTGCGTACGCGCTGCGTGCCTTAACGTGGGACGGTGCTATTGCCGGGGGGCTTCTTGCAGCATCGTTTGTTGCCTGGGTGGATCCGATATGGGCGATTCCGGCCGTCGTTTTCTTCGTTGGATCCAGTGCGTTGTCGCTCTTCGGGCGATCGCGAAAGGCCGAAACCCGGAAGCGAGTCGAGAAGGTTGGCGCGCGCGATTCCGCGCAGGTCGCCGCGAATGGCGGCGTCGGTTGGCTGATGCTCGGTCTGTCTCTGGCGATATCGGACCCGCTCGTTCTGTACGGCATGCTCGGTGCGTTCGCTGCCGCGGCTGCGGACACATGGGCGACTGAACTCGGAAGCTTGTCTCGACACCGGCCGATCTCGCTCCGTACGTGGACGCGGGTTCCGCGGGGAGCGAGCGGTGCCGTCTCCCCGACGGGCACGGTCGCCTCTGCGCTTGGGGCAGCAACCGTCGCTTTGAGTGCCTGGGCGATCGGTCTCGGTGGCATCGGCACAACGGTGGCCGTGATCGTCGCTGGTATTGCCGGGTCCTGGACAGACAGCCTGGTCGGAGCAACCCTTCAGGCAAATTACCGTAATCCGATGACGGGAGAATGGACGGAGCGGCGCCCCGCGAACGTGACCCAACCCATACACGGCTATACCCTGATCAACAACGATGTGGTGAACGCGATCGGGACGGCAACCGGCGCGTGCGTCGCGATTCTGCTCATTGAACTCGTTGTGCGCGGACTGGCATAA
- the rpoC gene encoding DNA-directed RNA polymerase subunit beta': MPYGKTKEINKDFSQITVSLASPEDILERSYGEVMKPETINYRSFKPEMGGLFCEKIFGPVKDYECHCGKYKRIRYKGIICDRCGVEVTRKAVRRERMGHITLSVPVVHIWYFKTLPNKIGHLLGLKSKDLEKVIYYENYIVIQSGTAQRLGVKKNQLLTEEEYFNILYQIREDNNRLPDDDPDKFIAMIGGEAVETMLERLDLDRLSQELRFQVKTETSQQRKAKALKRMNVVEAFREARKRKKNLPEWMVLRVIPVIPPELRPLVPLDGGRFATSDLNDLYRRVIIRNNRLKRLIDIKAPEVILRNEKRMLQEAVDSLFDNSRKSNSVRGSSNRPLKSLSDMLKGKQGRFRQNLLGKRVDYSGRSVIVVGPELELHQCGIPKEMAVELFKPFIIRRLIERGIVKTVKSAKKYVERRTAAVWDILEKVIQGRPVMLNRAPTLHRLGIQAFQPVLTEGKAIQLHPLVCTAFNADFDGDQMAVHVPLSHEACLEATVLMLSSHNILSPANGGPLAVPTQDMILGLYYITKSRDGQKGEGMRFSTVGEVRQAFDQGIVHTHAKIKLRDPDGSGEMLDTTVGRVLFNEVVPDGVGFVNEVVTKKNSRPIISRVLEATGFKETSRFLDDIKEMGFGRSTTSGITFSLSDIIVPDEKLELIEEANKEVDKARNNYAMGFITDNERYNQVIDIWTQTNNRVSEVLFNTLKEDHQGFNAIFMMADSGARGSKEQIRQLGGMRGLMAKPQKNLGEGGGEIIENPILSNFKEGLSVQEYFISTHGARKGLADTALKTADAGYLTRRLVDVSQDVTITEHDCGTLRGIKVSALKDNEDVVQPLSERIVGRMSIHDVYDPQTDEMILGANDLIDEEAAQRIAETSIDEIEIRSVLTCESRQGVCTLCYGRNLGSGRMVEVGESVGVVAAQSIGEPGTQLTLRTFHIGGAASRISAESTIQAGQTGTIEFENLRHVTYEDSDGPKEIVLTRQGEIRIMDPDGSGRELTSYVVPYGAELLIQDGAEVEQGDVLVSWDPYNSVILTEVDGEIRFNDVIEGTTYREETDEQTGHKEKVIIESRERTLTPAIMVEMSDGEEREYNMPVGSRIQVDDGDQVQAGEVIAKIPRQTAKTSDITGGLPRVTELFEARTPSDLATVSEIDGIVSFGDRKRGSQEVIVTSRDDDMQKTYMVSMSKHLLVHENDYVQAGDALSDGQIAPHDILAIKGPRAVQEYLLNEIQEVYRLQGVDIDDKHIEVVIRQMMKRVNITSPGDTHFLEEDIVDRHELAAVNDELYDKFVVTDPSESGIKIGEVISRRKLRELNSELKRDDKPEVEVREARPAVGEPVLLGITKAALSTDSFVSAASFQETTKVLTNAAIEAKTDPLYGLKENVIVGHRIPAGTGQRRYRDIVVGSKSELEELQAAIGGNGEAAGDGAPSTEAVKASSKDN, from the coding sequence ATGCCGTACGGAAAAACCAAAGAGATCAACAAGGACTTCAGCCAGATCACCGTCAGCCTGGCGTCTCCGGAAGACATTCTGGAGCGCTCCTACGGTGAGGTGATGAAGCCCGAAACCATCAACTACCGGTCGTTCAAGCCGGAGATGGGTGGACTGTTCTGTGAGAAGATCTTCGGTCCGGTCAAGGACTACGAGTGCCACTGTGGCAAATACAAGCGTATTCGCTACAAGGGCATTATCTGTGACCGCTGTGGCGTCGAGGTGACTCGCAAGGCCGTTCGCCGTGAACGGATGGGTCACATTACGCTGAGTGTACCGGTGGTGCACATCTGGTACTTCAAGACTCTGCCGAACAAGATCGGTCACCTTCTCGGCCTGAAGTCGAAGGACCTGGAGAAGGTCATTTACTACGAGAACTACATCGTCATCCAGTCGGGTACGGCCCAACGACTGGGCGTCAAGAAGAATCAGCTTCTGACGGAGGAGGAGTACTTCAACATCCTCTATCAGATTCGTGAGGACAATAACCGTTTGCCGGACGACGATCCGGACAAGTTCATCGCCATGATTGGTGGTGAGGCGGTCGAAACGATGCTTGAGCGACTGGATCTGGATCGGCTCTCCCAGGAGCTTCGCTTCCAGGTGAAGACGGAAACCAGTCAGCAGCGTAAGGCCAAAGCGCTCAAGCGCATGAACGTCGTGGAGGCGTTCCGTGAAGCGCGCAAGCGCAAGAAGAACCTTCCGGAGTGGATGGTGCTGCGCGTGATTCCGGTTATTCCGCCGGAACTCCGGCCGCTCGTCCCGCTGGACGGTGGACGATTTGCGACGAGTGACCTGAACGATCTATATCGCCGGGTCATCATTCGCAACAATCGTCTGAAGCGCCTGATCGACATCAAGGCGCCGGAGGTGATTCTCCGAAACGAGAAGCGGATGCTGCAGGAGGCCGTCGACTCGCTGTTCGATAACAGTCGGAAGTCGAACTCCGTCCGTGGCTCCTCGAACCGCCCGCTCAAGTCCCTCAGCGACATGCTGAAAGGGAAGCAGGGGCGTTTCCGTCAGAACCTGCTCGGTAAGCGTGTCGACTACTCCGGTCGTTCGGTGATTGTCGTCGGCCCCGAGTTGGAACTCCACCAGTGCGGGATTCCGAAGGAGATGGCGGTCGAGCTGTTCAAGCCGTTTATCATCCGAAGGCTGATCGAGCGTGGCATCGTTAAGACGGTCAAGAGCGCGAAGAAGTACGTCGAGCGCCGAACGGCTGCGGTCTGGGATATCCTGGAGAAGGTGATTCAGGGCCGCCCGGTCATGCTCAACCGTGCGCCGACGCTGCACCGTCTCGGTATTCAGGCGTTCCAGCCGGTACTGACGGAAGGGAAGGCCATCCAGCTTCACCCGCTCGTGTGTACGGCGTTCAACGCTGACTTTGACGGTGACCAGATGGCCGTTCACGTGCCGCTCTCGCACGAGGCATGCCTCGAAGCGACGGTGCTGATGCTGTCGAGCCACAACATCCTCAGCCCGGCCAACGGCGGTCCACTTGCCGTGCCGACGCAGGATATGATCCTCGGCCTCTACTATATCACGAAATCTCGCGACGGACAGAAGGGCGAAGGCATGCGCTTCTCGACCGTCGGAGAGGTGCGACAGGCATTCGACCAGGGGATTGTCCACACGCACGCCAAAATCAAGCTGCGTGATCCGGATGGGTCGGGCGAGATGCTCGATACCACGGTCGGCCGCGTCCTCTTCAACGAAGTGGTGCCGGACGGTGTCGGCTTTGTGAACGAGGTCGTGACCAAGAAGAACTCGCGTCCGATCATTTCGCGCGTTCTCGAGGCCACCGGCTTTAAAGAAACGTCCCGATTCCTCGACGACATCAAGGAGATGGGCTTCGGCCGCTCCACGACGTCGGGCATCACGTTCTCGCTCTCGGACATTATCGTGCCGGACGAGAAGCTTGAGCTTATCGAGGAGGCCAACAAGGAGGTAGATAAGGCCCGCAACAACTACGCGATGGGCTTTATTACCGACAATGAGCGGTATAACCAGGTGATTGACATCTGGACCCAGACGAACAACCGCGTCTCGGAGGTTCTCTTCAACACGCTGAAAGAAGACCACCAGGGCTTCAACGCCATCTTCATGATGGCCGACTCCGGTGCTCGTGGTTCGAAAGAGCAGATCCGACAGCTCGGCGGGATGCGTGGCCTGATGGCCAAGCCGCAGAAGAACCTCGGCGAAGGCGGCGGAGAGATTATCGAGAACCCGATCCTTTCCAACTTCAAGGAGGGCCTCTCCGTGCAGGAGTACTTCATCAGTACGCACGGTGCGCGTAAGGGTCTGGCCGATACGGCGCTCAAGACGGCTGATGCCGGTTACCTGACGCGTCGTCTCGTTGATGTGTCGCAGGATGTGACCATCACGGAGCACGATTGCGGCACGCTCCGCGGCATTAAGGTGTCCGCCCTCAAGGATAACGAGGACGTGGTCCAGCCGCTGTCCGAGCGTATCGTGGGCCGGATGTCGATCCACGATGTGTACGATCCGCAGACGGACGAGATGATTCTCGGCGCCAACGACCTCATTGATGAGGAAGCCGCGCAGCGCATTGCCGAGACGTCGATCGACGAGATCGAGATCCGGTCGGTGCTCACGTGCGAATCCCGCCAGGGTGTTTGCACGCTGTGCTACGGTCGCAACCTCGGAAGTGGGCGCATGGTCGAGGTCGGAGAATCGGTTGGTGTCGTTGCTGCCCAGTCGATTGGTGAGCCGGGTACTCAGCTTACGCTCCGTACCTTCCACATTGGTGGTGCGGCCAGCCGTATCTCGGCCGAGTCGACGATCCAGGCCGGTCAGACGGGTACCATCGAATTCGAGAATCTGCGTCACGTGACGTACGAGGACTCCGATGGACCGAAGGAAATCGTGCTGACCCGACAGGGTGAGATTCGCATCATGGATCCGGACGGATCCGGTCGCGAACTCACCAGCTACGTGGTGCCGTATGGTGCCGAACTGCTGATTCAGGACGGGGCTGAAGTCGAGCAAGGCGATGTTCTTGTCAGCTGGGATCCGTACAACAGCGTGATCCTGACGGAGGTCGACGGAGAGATCCGCTTCAACGACGTCATCGAAGGAACGACGTACCGCGAAGAGACCGACGAGCAGACCGGCCATAAGGAGAAGGTGATCATCGAGAGCCGCGAGCGTACGCTTACGCCGGCGATCATGGTCGAAATGTCGGACGGTGAGGAGCGCGAATACAACATGCCGGTTGGATCGCGCATCCAGGTTGACGACGGCGATCAGGTGCAGGCCGGTGAGGTCATCGCCAAGATTCCGCGTCAGACGGCCAAGACGAGCGATATTACCGGTGGTCTGCCCCGTGTGACCGAGCTCTTCGAAGCTCGCACGCCGAGTGACCTCGCAACCGTATCCGAAATTGACGGTATTGTCAGCTTCGGAGATCGGAAGCGCGGCTCGCAGGAAGTGATCGTCACTAGTCGCGACGACGACATGCAGAAGACCTACATGGTCTCCATGTCCAAGCACCTGCTGGTCCACGAGAACGACTACGTGCAGGCAGGCGACGCCCTCTCCGACGGGCAGATCGCGCCGCACGATATCCTCGCTATTAAAGGTCCGCGCGCTGTGCAAGAGTACCTGCTGAACGAGATTCAGGAGGTGTATCGCCTGCAGGGTGTTGATATCGATGACAAGCACATCGAGGTCGTCATCCGACAGATGATGAAGCGCGTCAACATCACGTCGCCGGGCGACACGCACTTCCTCGAGGAAGACATTGTCGACCGTCACGAACTGGCCGCGGTCAACGACGAGCTGTACGACAAATTCGTCGTCACCGACCCAAGCGAGTCTGGCATCAAGATCGGTGAGGTGATCTCGCGTCGTAAACTGCGGGAGCTCAACTCGGAGCTGAAGCGTGATGATAAGCCGGAAGTGGAGGTCCGCGAAGCCCGCCCCGCCGTGGGTGAGCCGGTGCTCCTCGGTATCACCAAAGCGGCTCTCTCGACCGACTCCTTTGTTTCGGCTGCCTCGTTCCAGGAGACCACGAAGGTTCTCACGAACGCGGCGATCGAGGCGAAGACGGATCCGCTCTACGGTCTGAAGGAAAACGTGATCGTGGGTCACCGTATCCCCGCCGGTACCGGCCAGCGTCGCTACCGCGACATCGTGGTCGGGTCGAAGTCGGAGCTCGAAGAGCTTCAGGCTGCGATCGGTGGAAACGGAGAAGCTGCCGGTGACGGCGCCCCGAGTACCGAAGCCGTCAAGGCATCGTCGAAAGACAACTAA
- a CDS encoding right-handed parallel beta-helix repeat-containing protein — protein MRSRVTTASTLFTLLSLLITFGSAGSAHAQRGDVVVDDDGAASVGNPVNCDGSGTTDVYASVTDAVNAVNGDGNLESIYICPGTYGADENVLIESNLTITGAGVDLVTLESSASDAQEEAMTVASGFGLSGIELGNFTIVHNSSGIANASTIVIGDDVDGVEIADIRLQRQGDLSNTSSAMQLNGTNIEVKNSEVSGGPIGFYGDPQHNYTIQNNTVRGAGDEAIWIVDGDNIAIVDNVIEATADGDAGDDYIGIAVYNAETSLRLTGNDVREITRSAVLLGAGIPIENPVDASVVPLADAGQMRSLVLANNTLGPVAFLTESDASTLRSESGNASSNATGVHVLRRTITLAPSTGGSAAYGNSALDAASSGDVIQLTNNATYSESVTLGKNLGFAVPNAAEIDEITLSDNVVVTTPSGTLTIVSALNVGLNTEIDGNAVVLESQASLSDGGLLSGRLQVTRTVGSGQSSSFGNIGLSLTSNGTTGPGEVTVTRIDGEPVTDGVGSINRLYDVTAATNTGLNLDVDVEYDDGSNGGDDELSTASVNDASLLGLFHSADGGQTWLEEPGVSRDLANNTFSVSGLSALGRYTLAEAGGALPVELASFSAHLEGQDVVLTWATTSETNNAGFRVQQKSAGAFDDVGFVDGVVNSVDKRTYVYRVNDLDVGPHTFRLEQVDLDGSTSLSDEVTVSVGLKGAYEVSPVSPNPVSDRAEFKVAVKSQQRVVVELFDALGRRVRTLYDGEMRPGTAHPVTVQRASLTSGHYFIRVQGEGFATTRRMVIVQ, from the coding sequence ATGAGATCAAGAGTTACGACCGCTTCGACTCTTTTCACATTACTCAGTCTCCTGATAACCTTCGGTTCTGCGGGTTCAGCGCACGCCCAACGCGGGGATGTCGTCGTCGACGATGATGGCGCAGCTTCTGTCGGAAACCCGGTCAACTGCGATGGCAGTGGAACCACCGACGTGTATGCCTCGGTCACGGACGCGGTGAACGCCGTGAATGGCGACGGGAACCTGGAATCGATTTATATTTGCCCGGGCACCTACGGTGCGGATGAGAACGTGTTAATCGAATCGAACCTGACGATTACCGGGGCGGGTGTGGATCTCGTTACCCTGGAATCATCCGCTTCGGATGCCCAGGAAGAAGCAATGACCGTTGCGAGCGGATTCGGCCTCTCCGGGATCGAATTGGGCAACTTCACCATCGTGCATAATAGTTCTGGCATTGCGAATGCCTCCACGATCGTGATTGGAGATGATGTCGATGGCGTTGAAATCGCCGACATCAGACTTCAACGACAGGGAGATCTCAGCAATACGTCGTCTGCCATGCAGTTGAACGGGACAAACATCGAAGTCAAGAACTCCGAGGTCTCTGGAGGTCCCATTGGCTTTTATGGTGACCCGCAGCACAACTACACGATTCAAAATAACACCGTCCGTGGGGCCGGCGATGAAGCGATTTGGATCGTCGACGGCGACAACATCGCCATTGTTGATAATGTGATCGAGGCGACGGCAGACGGAGATGCCGGTGATGACTACATCGGCATCGCCGTGTACAATGCCGAGACGTCCCTGCGGCTCACAGGAAATGATGTTCGGGAAATCACCCGTTCAGCAGTGCTCCTGGGTGCGGGTATTCCTATCGAGAACCCCGTCGACGCTTCGGTGGTGCCGTTGGCAGACGCCGGGCAGATGCGCAGCCTTGTTCTTGCGAATAATACTCTCGGTCCCGTCGCCTTCCTCACGGAGTCCGATGCGTCTACGCTTCGAAGCGAGTCAGGCAACGCCTCCAGCAATGCTACGGGTGTGCATGTTCTCCGCCGGACGATCACCCTTGCGCCATCGACAGGTGGATCGGCCGCTTATGGCAACTCTGCACTTGATGCCGCCTCTAGTGGGGACGTCATACAGCTTACCAATAACGCGACGTACTCTGAGTCTGTCACGCTTGGTAAGAATCTGGGATTCGCCGTTCCCAACGCGGCCGAGATCGACGAAATTACGCTTTCCGACAATGTCGTAGTGACTACCCCGTCAGGTACACTGACCATCGTATCGGCTCTTAACGTTGGTCTGAATACAGAGATTGACGGGAACGCGGTCGTGCTCGAATCTCAGGCGTCGTTGTCTGATGGGGGCCTCCTCTCAGGCCGCCTTCAGGTGACACGGACCGTCGGTTCGGGGCAAAGCTCTTCGTTTGGCAACATCGGGCTGTCGCTAACCTCGAACGGTACCACCGGGCCGGGGGAGGTTACGGTAACACGCATTGACGGAGAGCCGGTCACGGATGGCGTCGGCTCCATTAATCGTTTATACGATGTGACCGCGGCGACGAACACCGGCCTCAATCTCGACGTTGACGTGGAATACGATGATGGATCGAACGGTGGGGATGATGAGCTGTCGACAGCATCCGTCAACGATGCAAGTCTGCTCGGCCTTTTTCACTCAGCAGACGGTGGACAGACCTGGCTGGAGGAGCCAGGTGTCTCCAGAGATCTTGCGAACAACACGTTCTCGGTTTCTGGGCTGTCGGCTCTTGGGCGTTATACACTGGCAGAAGCCGGTGGTGCACTTCCCGTCGAGTTAGCATCGTTTTCGGCGCATCTGGAAGGCCAGGACGTTGTTCTTACGTGGGCGACCACGTCCGAGACGAACAACGCGGGATTCCGAGTACAGCAAAAATCAGCCGGTGCGTTTGACGATGTTGGATTTGTTGATGGTGTCGTCAACTCGGTGGACAAACGAACGTACGTCTATCGGGTGAATGACCTGGACGTGGGACCGCATACGTTTCGGCTGGAACAGGTTGATCTTGATGGTAGCACTTCGTTGAGCGATGAGGTGACGGTCTCGGTTGGTCTGAAAGGGGCGTACGAGGTGTCGCCGGTGTCTCCGAATCCCGTATCCGATCGGGCGGAATTCAAGGTTGCTGTCAAGTCGCAACAGCGTGTTGTCGTCGAGCTGTTCGATGCGCTCGGTCGACGCGTACGCACCCTTTATGACGGGGAAATGCGTCCAGGAACGGCTCATCCCGTCACGGTTCAGCGTGCCTCACTTACGAGTGGTCATTACTTCATCCGAGTTCAGGGAGAAGGATTCGCTACCACTCGCAGGATGGTGATCGTGCAGTAA